The bacterium BMS3Abin08 genome segment GAACATGGGAGACGTAAAACCTGATCAGACACTTGACACAAAGGGACTCAACTGCCCGATGCCTGTCCTGAAGACCAAGAAGGCCCTTAACTCGGTTCAGTCCGGCCAGATACTTGAGGTGATAACCACCGATCCCGGGTCAAAGTCCGACATCCCCGCACTACTTAGGCGTTTAGGTCACGAACTGGTCGAGACCAAGG includes the following:
- the tusA_2 gene encoding sulfurtransferase TusA; its protein translation is MGDVKPDQTLDTKGLNCPMPVLKTKKALNSVQSGQILEVITTDPGSKSDIPALLRRLGHELVETKEDGGVISFYIKKK